In Nitrospira sp., one DNA window encodes the following:
- a CDS encoding UvrD-helicase domain-containing protein, whose product MAGRITFVSAGAGSGKTYRLTQILHEKLSSEQVSPSGVIATTFTRKAATELRERVRIALLENGEVTLANSMGQARIGTVNSVSGGLLERFAFEAGLAPVQRVLEEAQAGALVREALDAVSDTETLQRINSPARRLGIDDWDEKLKLLIDQARANDIAPDRCATFGARNAKDLLTHLPAPSVEDLDAALVRTIERVLPELDQRATGKKNTAEYMTLARETMRAVKNGNTTWADWVKLSKAAPESGLKTQAQPVTDIAGRFAAHPKLREDIVEYLSAIFRLGAKTLEAYAQRKRELGVLDFVDQEHLFLGLLENPSVREVLSEELELLLVDEFQDTSPIQLEIFVRLSRIARETVWVGDVKQAIYGFRGSDGELMKAVIGRLSSLGGTKEILGQSRRSRPSLVRLVNAAFGEVFSPGFSRNEVELTPVRDEKVQDPPFAGWTLNGKNAEERAAALAEGIKALVGSGYCIVDPKTGSPRAAHFGDFAVLCKTNDRVQTVAEALRAASVPWATQQSGLLSTPEAVLALACLRRLNDPRDTLASAEILSLADCEEPEAWLSDRLQYLEKDGDKARWRDEGKGGHPLLTRIAELRAQASLLSPYAAMELIITQCDLAGRVLRWRRDELVARVRLANLDALRNLARSYEETCLARREPAALSGLILWFGEQARGKLDILAEPPVDAVKVMTHHAAKGLEWPIVILLDLEKDIQDRLWSVSARSDVDLDVAAPLKDRWIRYWPWPFGAQQKVDIADRIAQSPEGVRLRAEAIDEAKRLLYVSMTRARDCLVFGLPAKRGSCEWLGSLNAPWLAPDAATDSIVLPDDSKIPFQFRSLQAPSAMAATMEPDTALRWFPVPDSRTERLPAVFLASASVSQPCKVMETLSLGERIKLKAEIDMTALGNAVHACMATAFTDPQTTLDETRVTRILDGFGLASAIDPTELGRQIKAIETWVAARWPDCRRHAEITIESVLFNGQILQGRIDLLLEVPEGWVVLDHKANPASRDKWNDVASEHSGQLSCYTEALVRVTGRSVRESWLVLPVAAGAVRIAIGE is encoded by the coding sequence ATGGCTGGCAGGATCACATTTGTCAGTGCAGGCGCAGGAAGCGGGAAGACCTACCGGCTCACGCAGATCCTTCACGAAAAGCTCAGCTCCGAGCAAGTCTCGCCCAGCGGCGTCATTGCGACGACCTTTACACGGAAGGCGGCAACGGAGCTGCGCGAGAGGGTCCGGATCGCGCTTCTTGAGAATGGTGAAGTAACCCTGGCCAATTCCATGGGTCAGGCACGCATCGGCACGGTCAATAGTGTGAGTGGGGGACTGCTGGAGCGATTTGCCTTCGAGGCAGGATTAGCTCCGGTGCAACGGGTGCTTGAGGAGGCACAGGCTGGCGCGCTCGTGCGGGAAGCGCTTGATGCGGTGTCCGACACCGAGACGTTACAGAGGATCAACTCGCCCGCTCGGAGATTGGGCATCGACGATTGGGATGAGAAACTCAAGTTGCTCATTGACCAGGCCCGAGCAAACGATATCGCACCAGACCGTTGTGCAACCTTCGGCGCCCGCAATGCCAAGGATCTCCTCACGCACCTTCCCGCTCCGAGCGTGGAAGACCTTGATGCGGCGCTTGTCCGAACCATTGAGCGCGTGCTTCCCGAACTCGATCAACGCGCAACCGGAAAAAAGAATACAGCCGAGTATATGACGCTGGCGCGCGAGACGATGCGCGCCGTGAAAAACGGCAACACCACCTGGGCCGACTGGGTCAAACTCTCCAAGGCCGCACCAGAGTCGGGACTCAAGACACAGGCCCAACCGGTGACGGACATCGCCGGCCGATTTGCCGCCCATCCGAAACTTCGAGAAGATATCGTGGAGTATTTGTCCGCCATCTTTAGGTTGGGTGCAAAGACGCTGGAGGCCTACGCGCAGAGAAAACGGGAACTGGGTGTCCTCGACTTCGTGGACCAGGAGCATCTGTTTCTTGGCTTGTTGGAAAACCCTTCCGTCCGTGAGGTCTTGTCGGAAGAGCTGGAACTCCTTTTGGTCGACGAGTTTCAAGACACGAGCCCTATTCAACTCGAAATCTTCGTGCGGCTCTCACGCATTGCCAGAGAAACGGTCTGGGTCGGAGACGTGAAACAGGCGATCTACGGATTCCGGGGCAGTGACGGCGAACTCATGAAAGCCGTCATTGGAAGACTGTCCAGTCTCGGAGGCACCAAAGAGATTCTCGGGCAATCCCGCCGCTCTCGGCCTTCTTTAGTCCGATTGGTCAACGCCGCGTTCGGTGAGGTCTTCTCCCCTGGATTCTCGCGCAATGAGGTGGAACTGACACCGGTGCGGGATGAGAAAGTCCAAGACCCACCCTTCGCCGGCTGGACTCTGAACGGCAAGAACGCAGAGGAAAGAGCTGCAGCCCTCGCCGAAGGCATAAAGGCATTGGTTGGCTCGGGATATTGCATCGTCGATCCCAAAACGGGCAGTCCCCGCGCGGCTCATTTTGGTGATTTTGCCGTACTCTGCAAGACCAATGATCGAGTGCAGACGGTGGCGGAAGCCCTTCGCGCCGCCTCCGTGCCATGGGCGACGCAACAATCCGGACTACTCTCCACCCCAGAGGCGGTGTTGGCGCTTGCCTGTCTCAGACGGCTGAACGATCCGAGGGATACCCTTGCAAGCGCCGAGATCCTATCGCTGGCAGACTGTGAGGAACCGGAGGCCTGGTTGTCCGATCGGTTGCAGTATCTGGAAAAGGATGGGGACAAGGCACGTTGGCGGGATGAGGGCAAGGGCGGTCATCCGCTGCTGACGAGAATTGCAGAGTTGCGTGCGCAGGCATCCTTGCTGTCTCCGTATGCAGCGATGGAACTGATCATCACGCAATGCGATCTCGCAGGCAGGGTCCTCCGCTGGCGGCGGGACGAACTCGTGGCGAGAGTGCGTCTGGCCAACCTGGATGCGTTGCGCAATCTGGCGCGATCCTATGAAGAGACCTGTCTGGCGCGACGTGAACCGGCGGCCTTGTCCGGCCTGATCCTCTGGTTCGGTGAACAAGCGCGAGGGAAGCTCGACATCCTTGCCGAGCCGCCTGTTGATGCAGTGAAAGTCATGACGCATCACGCGGCCAAAGGGCTGGAATGGCCGATCGTCATTCTCCTCGATTTAGAGAAGGACATCCAGGACCGGCTCTGGTCCGTCAGCGCCAGGTCCGATGTAGATCTCGACGTTGCCGCCCCGCTCAAGGACCGGTGGATCCGCTATTGGCCTTGGCCCTTTGGTGCCCAGCAGAAAGTCGACATTGCCGATAGGATTGCCCAATCACCCGAGGGGGTGCGCTTGCGTGCAGAAGCGATTGATGAGGCCAAGCGTCTCCTCTACGTGAGCATGACGCGAGCGCGTGACTGTCTCGTCTTTGGATTGCCCGCGAAAAGAGGCTCGTGTGAATGGCTGGGTTCCCTGAATGCCCCATGGCTGGCGCCAGACGCTGCGACTGATTCGATCGTGCTGCCGGATGACTCCAAGATTCCATTTCAATTCCGGAGTCTTCAGGCTCCCAGCGCAATGGCAGCCACGATGGAACCCGATACAGCCCTTCGGTGGTTTCCCGTTCCCGATTCGCGCACGGAACGCTTGCCGGCAGTCTTCCTCGCGTCGGCTTCCGTGAGCCAACCCTGCAAGGTTATGGAAACCCTATCACTGGGAGAGCGAATCAAGCTGAAGGCGGAGATCGACATGACAGCATTGGGCAACGCCGTGCATGCCTGCATGGCGACAGCATTCACCGATCCCCAAACAACGCTCGATGAGACTCGGGTCACACGTATCCTCGACGGTTTTGGCTTGGCCAGTGCGATCGATCCGACCGAACTCGGCCGTCAGATCAAGGCGATAGAAACCTGGGTTGCTGCTCGGTGGCCTGATTGTCGCCGTCATGCGGAGATCACGATCGAGTCTGTTCTTTTCAACGGCCAAATCTTGCAGGGGCGGATCGATCTCCTGCTTGA
- a CDS encoding PD-(D/E)XK nuclease family protein has translation MKVVFGLHLDGEHGWRPANRLGEPVLGPLGLLNLLETRVGLPRAECTQAQRITQYRECLKRCDTPERFYHASFAVDPIGVSASLLSWRDEWYLGGWNGNAPPGAELRIGDIAAVEKVAREVVFPSLGERLGQLAEALSGQKSGIETLKLVDSVEAFSKRWREVLAKLPVQSPRAYEPQASEHTVLGKLQRVLKVAHEGKKPNGKVAWSDDGSLRVVCAETSLLAARWVAQLLTAHQQEVAIVAEHDGSLLDATFNAADVPRQGCQDSSPLVPALQVLPLALAIIWEPLDVYALLEFLSHPIGPVPGYVRRRLAEVIAETPGIGGPRWRETIDHLERQYPDRVAEIRDSLAGWIEHPRYSPMQGAPIATVLERIWRVRDYFQAGMYDQDSVLSLANATGYRQAMAVAASLEALAAQGETSIKPVAIETLVAHCTGRGAPNFAMHAQVGCVPSASNPAAVIEPFDQVIWWQMGAPSLPNRYPWSRRELDMLARAGVELPPLDKVLAHQSHDWLRPILSVRKQLVLVLPPPGVEVHPIWLEIQGLISDLRPEPLEVLVNGHAGKDLQQVAHVPLPQRRRWWQLPREVAIARRPSESYSSLNLFLNAPHQWVLKYAARLNPSNLLAVTDENRLYGNLAHRIVDRFFHVGNAHELHGDALAGWLLQEFESVVAEEGAVLLMPGRRMDREWLRAALGRALEEIQRQFSAAGIVVVESERSLTGKFAGGNLEGQADLVVRKQAGGQAIVDMKWAGANTHKDRLAKNRHLQLALYAELLRQETGTWPEVAYFILEASRLLAPDATFFPQAQTVQSNSTGTTQQLWDQLVATWRWRRSQIDGGKIEIAVEDIEPTPDSEAPPGALVPEALSEEYDEYRWLVGWEN, from the coding sequence ATGAAAGTCGTGTTCGGACTCCACTTGGATGGTGAACACGGCTGGCGCCCGGCCAATCGATTGGGGGAGCCTGTTCTTGGCCCCCTAGGATTGTTGAACCTCCTTGAGACGAGGGTTGGATTGCCGCGTGCGGAATGCACGCAGGCACAACGAATCACCCAGTATCGTGAATGTCTCAAGCGTTGCGATACGCCAGAGCGCTTCTATCATGCATCGTTCGCTGTCGATCCGATCGGAGTATCCGCTTCACTCTTGTCATGGCGAGACGAGTGGTATCTGGGTGGCTGGAATGGCAATGCGCCACCTGGAGCAGAACTGCGAATCGGCGACATAGCGGCGGTGGAGAAGGTTGCCCGGGAGGTAGTGTTTCCTTCGCTAGGGGAACGACTGGGCCAGTTGGCGGAGGCGCTTTCTGGACAGAAATCTGGAATCGAAACTCTCAAGCTCGTCGATTCGGTAGAAGCCTTTTCGAAGCGCTGGCGGGAAGTCCTCGCGAAGCTGCCGGTCCAATCTCCACGAGCCTATGAACCTCAAGCGTCCGAACACACCGTTCTGGGGAAGCTTCAGCGTGTCCTCAAGGTGGCCCATGAGGGCAAGAAACCAAATGGGAAGGTTGCCTGGTCGGACGATGGGAGTCTGCGTGTGGTGTGTGCAGAGACCAGTCTGCTTGCGGCACGATGGGTGGCACAATTGCTTACTGCACATCAGCAGGAGGTCGCAATTGTCGCTGAGCATGACGGTTCGTTACTTGATGCTACGTTTAATGCAGCCGACGTCCCCAGGCAGGGATGTCAGGATTCGAGCCCGTTAGTCCCTGCGCTGCAAGTGTTGCCTCTCGCCCTCGCCATCATCTGGGAACCGCTTGATGTCTACGCCCTTCTGGAATTTCTCTCTCACCCCATTGGACCTGTGCCTGGATATGTCCGCAGACGATTGGCTGAGGTTATTGCAGAAACCCCAGGAATCGGCGGACCTCGCTGGCGGGAAACTATCGATCACCTCGAAAGACAGTATCCGGATCGTGTTGCGGAGATCCGCGATTCTTTGGCAGGCTGGATCGAACATCCCCGCTATAGCCCTATGCAAGGTGCCCCGATTGCGACGGTGCTCGAACGCATCTGGAGGGTTCGCGACTACTTCCAAGCTGGTATGTACGATCAGGACTCCGTTCTCAGTCTGGCGAATGCCACAGGATACAGGCAGGCCATGGCGGTGGCCGCCTCGCTTGAAGCGTTGGCTGCTCAGGGGGAAACCTCCATCAAGCCGGTCGCGATTGAAACCCTGGTGGCTCATTGCACAGGCCGAGGCGCGCCGAACTTCGCGATGCATGCTCAGGTCGGATGTGTGCCTTCTGCATCTAACCCTGCCGCAGTGATTGAACCCTTTGATCAGGTGATTTGGTGGCAGATGGGAGCACCCTCGCTGCCTAACCGCTATCCTTGGAGTCGCCGCGAACTGGACATGCTCGCGCGAGCCGGTGTCGAACTCCCGCCTCTTGATAAGGTCCTGGCACATCAAAGCCATGATTGGCTTCGCCCCATCCTCAGCGTTCGGAAGCAGCTGGTGCTTGTGCTTCCTCCTCCGGGTGTGGAAGTGCACCCGATTTGGCTTGAAATTCAAGGGCTCATCAGCGATCTCCGGCCGGAGCCGCTCGAAGTCCTGGTGAATGGTCATGCCGGGAAAGACCTGCAGCAAGTGGCCCATGTGCCGCTCCCGCAACGCAGGCGATGGTGGCAGCTCCCTCGTGAGGTCGCAATTGCGCGTCGGCCCAGCGAGTCCTATTCGAGCCTCAACCTGTTCCTCAATGCGCCCCATCAATGGGTCTTGAAGTACGCGGCTCGACTTAATCCGTCGAACCTTCTTGCCGTGACCGATGAGAATCGGCTCTACGGTAATCTCGCGCATCGGATCGTTGACCGATTTTTTCATGTCGGGAATGCGCATGAGCTTCATGGGGATGCGCTGGCAGGTTGGTTGTTGCAGGAATTCGAGTCTGTCGTGGCGGAGGAGGGTGCTGTCCTGCTGATGCCGGGCCGTCGCATGGATCGAGAGTGGCTTCGCGCAGCGTTGGGCCGCGCGCTTGAAGAGATCCAGCGACAATTCTCTGCCGCCGGTATTGTTGTGGTGGAATCGGAGCGCAGTCTGACCGGAAAGTTTGCTGGAGGCAACCTCGAAGGACAAGCCGATCTCGTCGTGCGCAAGCAAGCGGGCGGCCAGGCCATCGTCGATATGAAATGGGCAGGTGCCAACACACACAAGGATCGCCTCGCTAAGAATAGGCATCTGCAGTTGGCTCTGTATGCAGAGCTGTTGCGACAGGAAACAGGAACCTGGCCGGAGGTTGCCTATTTCATCCTTGAGGCGTCGCGCCTCCTCGCGCCCGATGCAACATTCTTTCCCCAAGCGCAAACCGTGCAATCAAACTCTACGGGAACCACCCAGCAACTGTGGGATCAACTCGTCGCGACTTGGAGATGGCGCCGTTCCCAAATCGACGGAGGAAAGATCGAGATTGCCGTCGAAGACATCGAGCCGACCCCGGATTCGGAAGCACCTCCCGGCGCCCTCGTACCGGAAGCGTTGTCTGAAGAATATGACGAGTACCGCTGGCTTGTCGGGTGGGAGAACTGA
- a CDS encoding relaxase/mobilization nuclease domain-containing protein: MTPPTNQIDEKLDEWGSRLFNVSTETLPRPRSSRSVRLSSAKRVSTGGRLSTSQARATYVRRKLQAMVRRSPQVVVKLVRAPKGMKGISNNLTYISRDGLLEIEDQDGQVILGKEAVADLKDEWRDGGMPIAANSTMRDAFHLVLSMPTRTDPLSVQRAARDFAMREFSGFQYAMVLHTFETDPDPHPSPHPHVHLTVKAAGLDGVRLNPRKADLQRWREGFAEALREHGIEATTTSRIHRTTHERWTVRHLHEVSRKGETLERLKRTTRRPGRTQDVMRNYEQVMRTLARSDRGEDRQLAADLVRYLSERSRGVLKTRSPERDRS; encoded by the coding sequence ATGACCCCGCCAACCAACCAGATTGACGAGAAGCTCGATGAGTGGGGGAGTCGGCTCTTCAATGTCTCAACGGAGACCCTCCCACGACCGAGGTCCAGCAGGAGTGTTCGTCTGAGTTCCGCCAAGCGCGTGAGTACCGGCGGACGGCTTAGCACGTCACAGGCTCGGGCGACCTATGTGCGGCGGAAATTACAAGCGATGGTTCGGCGTTCACCCCAAGTCGTGGTGAAACTCGTCAGGGCGCCGAAAGGGATGAAGGGCATCTCGAACAACCTCACCTACATTTCGCGCGATGGGCTTCTCGAGATCGAAGATCAAGACGGTCAGGTGATTCTCGGGAAGGAGGCAGTGGCCGATCTGAAAGACGAATGGCGGGATGGAGGGATGCCGATCGCGGCAAATTCGACCATGCGCGATGCCTTTCATCTCGTCCTCTCCATGCCGACACGCACCGATCCGTTGTCTGTTCAACGCGCGGCCCGTGACTTTGCGATGCGGGAGTTCTCAGGGTTTCAGTACGCGATGGTGCTGCACACGTTTGAGACCGATCCAGATCCGCACCCCTCTCCGCATCCACATGTGCATCTTACAGTGAAAGCAGCAGGCCTCGATGGGGTCCGCTTGAATCCGAGAAAGGCCGATCTGCAACGTTGGCGGGAGGGGTTTGCGGAAGCCTTACGCGAGCATGGCATCGAGGCCACCACTACGAGCCGGATTCACCGCACGACGCATGAACGTTGGACGGTGCGGCACCTGCATGAGGTGAGTAGGAAAGGGGAGACGTTGGAGCGACTGAAACGCACCACGCGCCGACCTGGACGAACCCAGGACGTCATGCGGAATTATGAGCAGGTGATGCGGACGTTAGCCCGGTCAGACCGTGGGGAGGATCGGCAACTGGCCGCAGACCTTGTCCGCTACTTGAGTGAGCGGTCGCGGGGCGTTCTAAAGACTCGTTCGCCGGAGCGAGACCGGTCCTAA